In the Apteryx mantelli isolate bAptMan1 chromosome 1, bAptMan1.hap1, whole genome shotgun sequence genome, one interval contains:
- the LOC106488336 gene encoding histone H3, with product MARTKQTARKSTGGKAPRKQLATKAARKSAPATGGVKKPHRYRPGTVALREIRRYQKSTELLIRKLPFQRLVREIAQDFKTDLRFQSSAVMALQEASEAYLVGLFEDTNLCAIHAKRVTIMPKDIQLARRIRGERA from the coding sequence aTGGCGCGGACGAAGCAGACAGCGCGGAAGTCGACGGGCGGGAAGGCGCCGCGCAAGCAGCTGGCCACCAAGGCGGCCCGCAAGAGCGCGCCGGCCACGGGCGGCGTGAAGAAGCCGCACCGCTACCGGCCCGGCACGGTGGCGCTGCGCGAGATCCGGCGCTACCAGAAGTCGACAGAGCTGCTGATCCGCAAGCTGCCCTTCCAGCGCCTGGTGCGCGAGATCGCGCAGGACTTCAAGACGGACCTGCGCTTCCAGAGCTCGGCCGTCATGGCGCTGCAGGAGGCGAGCGAGGCCTACCTGGTGGGGCTCTTCGAGGACACCAACCTGTGCGCCATCCACGCCAAGCGCGTCACCATCATGCCCAAGGACATCCAGCTCGCCCGCCGCATCCGCGGCGAGCGCGCTTAA
- the LOC136990954 gene encoding histone H2B 8 gives MPEPAKSAPAPKKGSKKAVTKTQKKGDKKRRKTRKESYSIYVYKVLKQVHPDTGISSKAMGIMNSFVNDIFERIAGEASRLAHYNKRSTITSREIQTAVRLLLPGELAKHAVSEGTKAVTKYTSSK, from the coding sequence ATGCCGGAACCAGCGAAATCAGCTCCTGCCCCGAAGAAAGGCTCTAAAAAAGCCGTTACCAAGACTCAGAAAAAAGGTGACAAGAAGCGTAGGAAGACGAGGAAGGAGAGCTACTCGATCTACGTGTATAAGGTGCTGAAGCAGGTGCACCCGGACACGGGCATCTCGTCCAAGGCCATGGGCATCATGAATTCCTTCGTCAACGATATTTTCGAGCGCATCGCCGGCGAGGCGTCGCGCCTGGCTCACTACAACAAGCGCTCCACCATCACGTCGCGGGAGATCCAGACCGCcgtgcggctgctgctgcctggcgAGCTGGCCAAGCACGCCGTCTCCGAGGGCACCAAGGCCGTCACCAAGTACACCAGCTCCAAGTAA
- the LOC106488348 gene encoding histone H1.01-like yields the protein NVFATILETAPTVAAAPAASAPAKAATKKPKKAAGGSKARKPSGPSITELITKAMSASKERKGLSLAVLKKALAAGGYDVEKNNSRIKLGLKSLVSKGTLVQTKGTGASSSFKLNKKPGEMKEKAPKKRTAATKPKKLAAKKPASAAKKPKKAVAVKKSPKKAKKPAATAAKKSSKSPKKAAKAGRPKKAAKSLAKAKAVKPKPAKPKATKPKVAKMTQKEVNDTGRGKETSLTDTCNGSFKSHPHCQNKREKAEKPFKTQTDTRLFPAVLMCDF from the coding sequence AACGTCTTTGCAACCATATTGGAGACCGCTCCCACCGTTGCAGCAGCGCCTGCGGCCTCGGCTCCAGCCAAGGCCGCCACCAAGAAGCCGAAGAAGGCGGCGGGCGGCTCCAAAGCCCGCAAGCCCTCGGGCCCCAGCATCACTGAGCTGATCACCAAGGCCATGTCCGCTTCAAAGGAGCGCAAGGGGCTCTCGCTGGCTGTGCTCAAGAAGGCGCTGGCTGCCGGCGGCTACGACGTGGAGAAGAACAACAGCCGCATCAAGCTGGGGCTCAAGAGCCTCGTCAGCAAGGGCACCCTGGTGCAGACCAAGGGTACCGGCGCCTCCAGTTCTTTCAAACTGAACAAGAAGCCGGGTGAGATGAAAGAAAAAGCCCCGAAGAAGCGCACAGCGGCAACCAAGCCCAAGAAGCTGGCGGCCAAGAAACCCGCGAGCGCCGCCAAGAAGCCCAAGAAGGCGGTGGCAGTGAAGAAGAGCCCCAAGAAAGCAAAGAAGCCGGCTGCCACCGCTGCTAAGAAATCGTCCAAGAGCCCCAAGAAGGCAGCCAAGGCTGGCCGCCCCAAGAAGGCAGCGAAGAGCCTGGCCAAAGCGAAAGCAGTGAAGCCGAAGCCTGCCAAGCCCAAGGCAACCAAGCCCAAAGTGGCCAAGATGACCCAAAAAGAAGTAAATGATactggaagaggaaaggaaacttCCCTTACAGATACATGCAATGGCTCTTTTAAGAGCCACCCACACtgtcaaaataaaagagaaaaagctgaaaaaccCTTTAAAACCCAAACTGATACGCGGTTATTCCCTGCTGTACTTATGTGTGACTTTTGA
- the LOC106488342 gene encoding histone H2B 7: MPEPAKSAPAPKKGSKKAVTKTQKKGDKKRKKTRKESYSIYVYKVLKQVHPDTGISSKAMSIMNSFVNDIFERIAGEASRLAHYNKRSTITSREIQTAVRLLLPGELAKHAVSEGTKAVTKYTSSK; encoded by the coding sequence ATGCCTGAGCCGGCGAAATCTGCTCCAGCACCGAAAAAAGGCTCTAAGAAAGCCGTCACCAAGACTCAGAAAAAAGGTGATAAAAAACGGAAGAAAACGAGAAAGGAGAGCTACTCGATCTACGTGTACAAGGTGCTGAAGCAGGTGCACCCGGACACGGGCATCTCGTCCAAGGCCATGAGCATCATGAACTCCTTCGTCAACGATATTTTCGAGCGCATCGCCGGCGAGGCGTCGCGCCTGGCTCACTACAACAAGCGCTCCACCATCACGTCGCGGGAGATCCAGACCGCcgtgcggctgctgctgcccggtGAGCTGGCCAAGCATGCCGTCTCTGAAGGCACCAAGGCCGTCACCAAGTACACCAGCTCTAAGTGA
- the LOC106488120 gene encoding histone H2A-IV has translation MSGRGKQGGKARAKAKSRSSRAGLQFPVGRVHRLLRKGNYAERVGAGAPVYLAAVLEYLTAEILELAGNAARDNKKTRIIPRHLQLAIRNDEELNKLLGKVTIAQGGVLPNIQAVLLPKKTDSHKAKAK, from the coding sequence ATGTCTGGCCGTGGGAAGCAGGGCGGGAAGGCGCGGGCCAAGGCCAAGTCGCGCTCGTCGCGGGCCGGGCTGCAGTTCCCCGTGGGCCGCGTGCACCGGCTGCTGCGCAAAGGCAACTACGCGGAGCGGGTGGGCGCCGGCGCGCCGGTGTACCTGGCGGCCGTGCTGGAGTACCTGACGGCCGAGATCCTGGAGCTGGCGGGCAACGCGGCGCGCGACAACAAGAAGACGCGCATCATCCCGCGCCACCTGCAGCTGGCCATCCGCAACGACGAGGAGCTCAACAAGCTGCTGGGCAAGGTCACCATCGCGCAGGGCGGCGTGCTGCCCAACATCCAGGCGGTGCTGCTGCCCAAGAAGACCGACAGCCATAAGGCTAAAGCCAAGTGA
- the LOC106488122 gene encoding histone H1.10 gives MSETAPVAAPAVAAPGAKAAAKKPKKAAGGSKARKPSGPSVTELITKAVSASKERKGLSLAALKKALAAGGYDVEKNNSRIKLGLKSLVSKGTLVQTKGTGASGSFRLNKKPGETKEKAPKKRTAAAKPKKPVAKKPASAAKKPRKAAAAAVKKSPKKAKKPAAAAAKKATKSPKKAAKAAKPKKAAKSPAKAKKVAPKAAKPKATKPKAAKAKKAAPKK, from the coding sequence ATGTCGGAGACCGCTCCCGTCGCCGCGCCCGCGGTCGCGGCTCCCGGCGCCAAAGCCGCCGCCAAGAAGCCGAAGAAGGCGGCGGGCGGCTCCAAAGCCCGCAAGCCCTCGGGCCCCAGCGTCACCGAGCTGATCACCAAGGCCGTGTCCGCCTCCAAGGAGCGCAAGGGGCTCTCGTTGGCGGCGCTCAAGAAGGCGCTGGCTGCTGGTGGCTACGACGTGGAGAAGAACAACAGCCGCATCAAGCTGGGGCTCAAGAGCCTCGTCAGCAAGGGCACCCTGGTGCAGACCAAGGGTACCGGCGCCTCCGGCTCTTTTCGGCTTAACAAAAAGCCTGGCGAAACGAAAGAAAAAGCCCCGAAGAAGCGCACAGCGGCAGCCAAGCCCAAGAAGCCCGTGGCCAAGAAACCCGCGAGCGCCGCCAAGAAGCCCaggaaagcggcggcggcggcggtgaagAAGAGCCCCAAGAAAGCGAAGAagccggcggctgctgctgccaagaAAGCGACCAAGAGCCCCAAGAAGGCTGCCAAGGCTGCAAAGCCCAAGAAGGCAGCGAAGAGCCCGGCCAAGGCGAAAAAGGTTGCGCCCAAGGCTGCCAAGCCCAAGGCGACCAAGCCCAAAGCGGCCAAGGCGAAGAAGGCGGCCCCCAAAAAGTGA
- the LOC106488332 gene encoding histone H2A.J-like, which yields MSGRGKQGGKVRAKAKSRSSRAGLQFPVGRVHRLLRKGNYAERVGAGAPVYMAAVLEYLTAEILELAGNAARDNKKTRIIPRHLQLAIRNDEELNKLLGKVTIAQGGVLPNIQAVLLPKKTESHKAKRFLRKQKIA from the exons ATGTCGGGTCGTGGGAAACAGGGAGGCAAAGTAAGGGCCAAAGCCAAGTCGCGCTCGTCGCGGGCCGGGCTGCAGTTCCCCGTGGGCCGTGTACACCGGCTGCTCCGGAAAGGAAACTATGCGGAACGAGTGGGAGCTGGAGCCCCTGTCTATATGGCGGCCGTGCTGGAGTACCTGACGGCCGAGATCCTGGAGCTGGCGGGCAACGCGGCGCGCGACAACAAGAAGACGCGCATCATCCCGCGCCACCTGCAGCTGGCCATCCGCAACGACGAGGAGCTCAACAAGCTGCTGGGCAAGGTCACCATCGCGCAGGGCGGCGTGCTGCCCAACATCCAGGCGGTGCTGCTGCCCAAGAAGACTGAGAGCCATAAGGCTAAAA GATTCTTGAGAAAGCAGAAGATTGCTTAA
- the LOC106488121 gene encoding histone H4, which produces MSGRGKGGKGLGKGGAKRHRKVLRDNIQGITKPAIRRLARRGGVKRISGLIYEETRGVLKVFLENVIRDAVTYTEHAKRKTVTAMDVVYALKRQGRTLYGFGG; this is translated from the coding sequence ATGTCTGGCAGAGGCAAGGGCGGGAAAGGGCTCGGCAAGGGGGGCGCTAAGCGCCATCGCAAGGTGCTGCGCGACAACATCCAGGGCATCACCAAGCCGGCCATCCGGCGCCTggctcggcgcggcggcgtgAAGCGCATCTCGGGCCTCATCTACGAGGAGACGCGCGGCGTGCTGAAGGTGTTCCTGGAGAACGTGATCCGTGATGCCGTCACCTACACGGAGCACGCCAAGCGCAAGACGGTCACGGCCATGGACGTGGTGTACGCCCTGAAGCGCCAGGGACGCACTCTCTACGGTTTCGGTGGCTGA
- the LOC106488343 gene encoding histone H2B 1/2/3/4/6 yields MPEPAKSAPAPKKGSKKAVTKTQKKGDKKRKKSRKESYSIYVYKVLKQVHPDTGISSKAMGIMNSFVNDIFERIAGEASRLAHYNKRSTITSREIQTAVRLLLPGELAKHAVSEGTKAVTKYTSSK; encoded by the coding sequence ATGCCTGAACCGGCGAAGTCTGCACCCGCGCCCAAGAAAGGCTCCAAGAAGGCAGTGACCAAGACGCAGAAGAAGGGCGACAAGAAGCGCAAGAAGAGCCGCAAGGAGAGCTACTCGATCTATGTGTACAAGGTGCTGAAGCAGGTGCACCCGGACACGGGCATCTCGTCCAAGGCCATGGGCATCATGAACTCCTTTGTCAACGATATTTTCGAGCGCATCGCTGGCGAGGCGTCGCGCCTGGCTCACTACAACAAACGCTCCACCATCACGTCGCGGGAGATCCAGACCGCcgtgcggctgctgctgcccggtGAGCTGGCCAAGCATGCCGTCTCCGAGGGCACCAAGGCTGTCACCAAGTACACCAGCTCTAAGTAG